One Thermodesulfobacteriota bacterium genomic window, CGAGGATCTTCTGCGACCCGTTCCGGACGCTCGCCTACGGGACCGACGCCAGCTTCTACCGCCTCGTCCCGAAGATCGTCGTCCGCGCCGACACCCTGGAGGAGGTCGTCCACATCCTCCGGACGGCCGCCCCCCTGAAGATCCCCGTCACGTTCCGCGCCGCCGGCACGAGCCTCTCCGGGCAGGCCGTGACCGATTCCGTCCTCGTGTTGCTGGCCGGAGGATGGCGCGGGCGGACCATCCACGGCAACGGGGAGCGGATCTCCCTGGAGCCGGGGATCATCGGCGCGGAGGCGAACGCGGCGCTGGTCCCCTACGGGCGGAAGATCGGGCCGGACCCCGCCTCCATCAACCACTGCATGATCGGGGGGATCGCCGCCAACAACGCGAGCGGCATGTGCTGCGGCACGGCGCAGAACAGCTACCGCACCGTGGAGAGCATGAAGGTCGTCCTCCAGGACGGCTCCCTTCTGGACACCGCCGATCCGGCGTCGCGGCGCGC contains:
- a CDS encoding FAD-binding oxidoreductase, giving the protein MRLRARKEDLLALPENYRAFRDGIAPPVPPSRIFCDPFRTLAYGTDASFYRLVPKIVVRADTLEEVVHILRTAAPLKIPVTFRAAGTSLSGQAVTDSVLVLLAGGWRGRTIHGNGERISLEPGIIGAEANAALVPYGRKIGPDPASINHCMIGGIAANNASGMCCGTAQNSYRTVESMKVVLQDGSLLDTADPASRRAFTDSHPELVREIERIRDEIAADPALRDRIRHKFRIKNTTGYSLNAFVDYTDPVDILLHLMIGSEGTLGFIAEITYRTVEEHEHKASALILFPDIAGACRATAQLKSGPVSAVELMDRPSLRSVEEQEG